The Marinilongibacter aquaticus genome has a window encoding:
- a CDS encoding SDR family NAD(P)-dependent oxidoreductase, with amino-acid sequence MSKTILITGASKGFGRVWTEAFLKEGYQVAAAARNVQTLDDLASTYGNALLPFSLDVNDREAAFAAVKKVHQHFGKIDVLINNAGYALFGAIEEASEQEARNQFQTNFFGALWMTQAVLPIMRAQKSGHIIQTSSILGLITLPFLGLYNASKFALEGFSETLAAEVKDFGINITLVEPNGYASDIWKNETHSKGIAAYDEIKKINSESGNTGSFGTIEATADALLKLVTVPNPPLRLFLGKVGLPFVKHHYQQRLALWEEWAEVSENAHGN; translated from the coding sequence ATGTCAAAAACAATTTTAATTACAGGTGCTTCAAAAGGCTTTGGTAGAGTCTGGACAGAAGCTTTTTTGAAAGAGGGCTATCAAGTGGCAGCCGCTGCAAGAAATGTTCAAACGCTCGACGATTTAGCATCAACATACGGTAATGCCCTTTTACCCTTTTCACTGGATGTAAATGATCGCGAGGCAGCCTTTGCTGCAGTAAAAAAAGTGCATCAACATTTTGGGAAAATTGATGTCTTGATCAACAATGCGGGCTATGCGCTATTTGGGGCCATCGAAGAAGCCAGCGAGCAAGAGGCAAGGAACCAATTCCAAACCAACTTCTTTGGGGCTTTGTGGATGACCCAGGCAGTACTGCCTATTATGAGAGCACAAAAAAGCGGACACATCATCCAAACTTCGAGTATACTAGGGCTTATAACCTTGCCATTCCTAGGATTGTACAATGCCTCCAAATTTGCATTGGAAGGTTTTAGCGAAACCTTAGCTGCGGAAGTCAAGGACTTCGGCATCAACATCACCTTAGTGGAACCCAATGGTTACGCTTCGGACATTTGGAAAAATGAAACCCATTCGAAAGGTATAGCGGCCTATGATGAGATCAAAAAAATCAACTCTGAAAGTGGCAACACCGGCTCTTTTGGTACCATTGAGGCTACAGCCGATGCGCTATTGAAATTGGTGACTGTGCCAAATCCACCCTTGCGTCTATTTTTAGGGAAAGTGGGTTTACCTTTTGTCAAACATCACTATCAGCAACGATTGGCCCTATGGGAAGAATGGGCCGAAGTCTCTGAAAATGCACATGGGAATTAA
- a CDS encoding TetR/AcrR family transcriptional regulator, producing MSKGEATRQFIIEKSAPLFNTKGMAATAMSDIMEATKLSKGTLYVHFDNKDILVACAVDYNMEQLSNKLRAKLDQHKTATGKLYSYLDFFVDPNKPIIIGGCPMLNFGSEADDTNELIRKKVNGQIVKSQKLLSDIIKEGIEKGEFKPDWNYEDFATMMFAMVEGGVLISRVAGNNNKMKIINENLKKMIAAQSL from the coding sequence ATGTCAAAAGGAGAAGCAACAAGACAGTTTATCATTGAAAAATCAGCGCCTTTATTTAATACAAAAGGAATGGCCGCTACAGCAATGAGTGATATCATGGAAGCTACAAAACTCTCCAAAGGAACACTTTACGTTCATTTTGATAATAAGGATATTTTGGTGGCCTGTGCTGTCGATTACAATATGGAACAACTTTCAAACAAGTTGAGAGCCAAGTTGGACCAACACAAAACAGCAACAGGAAAACTGTATAGCTATCTGGATTTCTTCGTTGATCCAAATAAACCCATAATAATCGGAGGATGTCCCATGCTCAATTTCGGTTCGGAAGCTGATGATACCAACGAACTTATTAGGAAGAAGGTAAATGGTCAGATCGTTAAAAGCCAAAAATTACTATCCGACATTATCAAAGAAGGAATTGAAAAGGGTGAATTTAAACCCGATTGGAATTATGAAGATTTTGCCACCATGATGTTTGCCATGGTAGAAGGGGGAGTATTGATAAGCAGAGTGGCAGGCAACAACAACAAAATGAAAATTATAAATGAAAATCTGAAAAAAATGATTGCAGCACAATCGCTGTAA